The Antennarius striatus isolate MH-2024 chromosome 8, ASM4005453v1, whole genome shotgun sequence nucleotide sequence CTAGAATAGTTGATCACTTGTTGAAACAGGTGATTTGCCTTAAGTGCTAAAACCAACCACTGACCACTTGAAAGGCTGAGTCCCATGAAACACCATCAGCTGGCCTGTCAAGCTAAAAAAGGCCAGTTACAGCACTGCAAAAGTTTCATAGCATGAAACTTAATGAAATACAGCATCTTTGCAAAACAAGCAAAGAGAACAagaatgctttgtttttttttaaaaggctgcACGCCCTGTGGCTACCCCGAGGTAGAGGCTAATAATCCAAATAGCTTGTAGTTTgagctgtattttatttacacGTTCAATATTGTCCTTGGTGTCAGGAAGAGCAAGATCTCAGGTTTCTTTGCTAATACGGTGTGAATTAAGGGACATACTTCTTCTCGTGATTGCACTTACTGATCGGACATCCACCTTACAAGAATCCCTTTTAATGCACATGTTACAAGACTATTTCCAGTTAtttatggcttttttttttcttcttttcagttACTAGGTGAATCAATGAACAAGCAATGGAGACCAAAAGATGCCAAAGTTTCATTGATGGAAGCGATACAGAGAACAGGTGGTTGCCGATCCCCAGCACCATGGAGCACCGCTGCAGTGCAGAGGACTCAAGTCTGACCGGCACTGATATCCTGATTAACATTGCCAATGTTAGCTGCCCTACAGGAAACCCTGTCTCTGACAGCAAAGACAACAACGCCAAGAAGCAGGAGCAGCCAATGCTCCGGCTCAGCCAGAACCAGCCATTTCTTCTCCCACACTTCAACAATTCTCTTCATGGTCATAAGCAGGAAATGGATTCCAAGGAGCTTTCTAAGACTGTAGCTGAGTCCATGGGACTGTACATGAATGCTGCCAGGGAGGCAGATTTTGCCTTTAACCAGCATGGTGGCAATACAAGCCCTGTGAAAATGTACGCTGTGTGTGGGCGGTCACTAGAGGACTCACAGTGCGGTTCCACAACAAGCCCTAAGTTAAAGCCATTTGGTTTACAGCAGCCCAGCACCACTCCCAGAGAATGCACCACCGGGACTTCGGTTAGCTCAGCTTCAATGCTCATTTCATCTCTGTCCTGCAGTCCCCACACCTGCAGCTCCATCTCTAGCCCTGGGGGAAGCAACAATATGGTGTCCTCAACCACCAGTCCTCCTACATGCTTTGGACCGGTGTGCTTGTCCGTTAGCAGTCCTGTTAGCCAAAATTCTTGTGCAGCAACTCTGGCAAACATCAAGCGCAGGAATTCAGCTACATGTAGCCCTGTTGAGTCCAGTACAGTGGGCTCACCCCCACTTACCAGCCCGCTAAATGTCATGAGGTCTCCTATGTCCAGCCCACAGAGCATGAGTAGTGTGAGATCACCTCCGTCTTGCAGCACTACCTGTAACATTAGGTCATCCGTCTCAAGCCCCACTGCTGGTAACTGCACCAACGCCGCTAATAACTGCAACACAGTGAGGCCCTCCATCTCCAGTCCGGCCATAGGGGGTGGGGTGGCAATTAACAGTCCACAGAACCCATCCTTAGCTATGTTTCCTGAGTCCAGTCCTGCTAGCGGACTGGGATTAGTTCAGAACGACACCAACAGCCCAGAAGCAGCTGGTCTTACCAGGGACACGGACTTCAAGAACTTTGAATTTCCCAAAGTAGAGATGATAGGTGGGGAAGTGTTCAATGTTGGTTTAGACCAGATGGGCAAGGTTAAGTACATTAAGAACGAGCCTGGAACTGACTTCAGGAGCATGTGTTTGGGGAGCTCCAAATGTAACGCAAGTAGCACACCTTTTATCACGCAGATTAAGAGTGAGCCAAACAAGAGTGAGGGATGTATGAACCAACAGCCCTATGGTGAGCAGTCACCATCACTCGATCTCTTTCCTGTATCTGAAACCACCTATTTGTCCCTTAGGAATAACATTGATGAATACAGTCTTTCTGGAATCTTAGGAGCTCCCGTCTCCTCAATGAATGGGAACTATGAACCTGATTCGTTCTCCAACAATGTCCTGTCTAAAGGGGTTAAACAGGAGTCCACTGACGGCAGCTATTACCAAGAGAATAACAGCATGCCCACATCGGCCATTGTTGGAGTTAATTCCGGTGGACATTCATTCCATTACCAGATTGGAGCGCAAGGAGCAATGTCTTTCACACGGCATGATATGAGGGACCAGTCCAACCCGTTGTTGAATCTAATTTCACCTGTAACAGCATTAATGGAATCGTGGAAAAATCGGCCAGGCATGTCACAGGGGTCTTTGTCAGCCAGGGGGGAGGCATACCCGGGTCAGCACTGCATCACGGACAGGTAAGAATAATGAAGACCACTGTGTAATCTCAGAACCTGTCAGTAAACCAACCCCAGATCCGGTTCTTCAATCCAACTGTTTCTGACTCCAGATAAATATTTTGGTTAAACTCTTTGTGGAGAAACAGCTTtcaatgtgtgatttttttttcagtataccTCAATAACAGTGTGGCTCTTTAGAGAATAAGATTGATGGTAGGTCCGTTTTCTACACTCAGACTCACATTGCATAAGGGATTTAGGGCGTTTGCTTTCAATAGTGcacaaataataacaacagcGGGGCTTGGGAAAGGCTGTGGGATGCTGGCGGAGAGAAAAGGAATTAAAGAACAGGGTCCAGGTCATTGTTAAAGGAGTATGCGATCACAAAATCATCTCTACTTACCCAATCTGTGTTCTCATGTAACACAGAGGCAAAGTTTACGTCTCAATCAGAGACCTGTCTGTATGTAAAGTAACAAAATTTATTGGTCCGTTATCGGGAGTTCTAGCTAAGACCTTGTGTAATGCAAATATCTCCTTTTATGGGCCTTAGACCATTTACTGCATCATAAATTATGAATGATTGATCACATGCTTTTGTTGCCAAACTGATGACATAAACAGTTGCTTTTGTGAGGGTGGGgtttggggggttgggggggtggggtgggtgaggaggtgaaacaaaacaaacaggccaaagggaaaaaaaatctataatagCTGCCAATGTGGCAAAGTGCAACTTCAACACGGGTTGTTTTGCATCCAACGTGTTCTGGTGTCCCAGTTTCACGTGAAGCAGAAGGAAGTAAATGATCGTCAACATGATTAATAAAAGTTCGTATCAACGGCGTCATCCAGACCACggcacacattttaaataagtTGAAACTACACAGGCAGGACGTTCACAGCAGCGAGGGGTGATGGTGTTCATGGAAATTAAAGTGCATGAAAGATCTGGAGACCTGGGGAATTAATACATGATATGACTTTTAATGTGTTCCAGTAGTATTTCTCTGTTGATGGTCT carries:
- the nr3c2 gene encoding mineralocorticoid receptor; protein product: METKRCQSFIDGSDTENRWLPIPSTMEHRCSAEDSSLTGTDILINIANVSCPTGNPVSDSKDNNAKKQEQPMLRLSQNQPFLLPHFNNSLHGHKQEMDSKELSKTVAESMGLYMNAAREADFAFNQHGGNTSPVKMYAVCGRSLEDSQCGSTTSPKLKPFGLQQPSTTPRECTTGTSVSSASMLISSLSCSPHTCSSISSPGGSNNMVSSTTSPPTCFGPVCLSVSSPVSQNSCAATLANIKRRNSATCSPVESSTVGSPPLTSPLNVMRSPMSSPQSMSSVRSPPSCSTTCNIRSSVSSPTAGNCTNAANNCNTVRPSISSPAIGGGVAINSPQNPSLAMFPESSPASGLGLVQNDTNSPEAAGLTRDTDFKNFEFPKVEMIGGEVFNVGLDQMGKVKYIKNEPGTDFRSMCLGSSKCNASSTPFITQIKSEPNKSEGCMNQQPYGEQSPSLDLFPVSETTYLSLRNNIDEYSLSGILGAPVSSMNGNYEPDSFSNNVLSKGVKQESTDGSYYQENNSMPTSAIVGVNSGGHSFHYQIGAQGAMSFTRHDMRDQSNPLLNLISPVTALMESWKNRPGMSQGSLSARGEAYPGQHCITDSSPLRQPSSTAKVCLVCGDEASGCHYGVVTCGSCKVFFKRAVEGQHNYLCAGRNDCIIDKIRRKNCPACRVRKCLQAGMNLGARKSKKLGKLKGVGEDLQSSKDGQTATGGGGGGYLSSEKELNASAANALVPHVPGVVTPFLSPSICSVLELIEPEEVYSGYDNTQPDTTDHLLSSLNRLAGKQMVRMVKWAKVLPGFRGLPIEDQITLIQYSWMCLSSFCLSWRSYKHTNGQMLYFAPDLIFNEDRMQQSAMYDLCLGMRQVSQEFVRLQLTYDEFLAMKVLLLLSTVPKEGLKNQAAFEEMRVNYIKELRRSVGKATNNSGQTWQRFFQLTKLLDAMHDLVGHLLDFCFYTFRESQALKVEFPEMLVEIISDQIPKVESGLTHTIYFHKK